A stretch of the Bartonella henselae str. Houston-1 genome encodes the following:
- a CDS encoding creatininase family protein: MISDIPFLALLPLGAHEYHGDHLPFETDWIIAEAFAKALTVKTKKQFHIALLPVEKIGYSIEHMDVSGTQTLTFSEAIERWINIGEDCYRKGIKRFLLLNAHGGNSPLMSIVITELRKRFSMLAVATSWTRFGLPHGLMHPSQHHLDIHGGFIETSLMLYLAPEKVHMEKAKNFYNKQADMIANYQYLRAYGPHAFGWTMRDLNLQGAAGKAREATSQAGKAIFSHVLGGLRGLLDDINRFKIDAL; the protein is encoded by the coding sequence ATGATATCTGATATACCTTTCCTTGCTCTTTTACCCTTGGGCGCACATGAATATCACGGAGATCATCTCCCCTTTGAAACCGACTGGATTATTGCAGAAGCTTTTGCAAAAGCGCTTACTGTAAAGACGAAAAAGCAATTTCATATCGCGCTCTTACCGGTTGAAAAGATCGGCTATTCGATAGAACATATGGATGTCTCTGGCACCCAAACACTCACCTTTTCTGAGGCTATCGAACGATGGATAAACATTGGTGAGGACTGCTATCGTAAAGGTATCAAGCGTTTTCTTCTTCTCAACGCTCATGGAGGCAATTCACCTTTAATGAGCATTGTGATCACCGAATTACGAAAGCGTTTTTCCATGCTAGCGGTAGCGACAAGCTGGACACGTTTTGGGCTGCCGCACGGTTTAATGCATCCGTCTCAACACCATCTTGATATCCATGGAGGGTTTATTGAAACCTCCTTAATGCTCTATTTAGCACCAGAAAAAGTGCATATGGAAAAGGCCAAAAATTTTTATAATAAGCAAGCTGATATGATTGCCAATTATCAGTATTTACGCGCTTATGGTCCCCATGCCTTTGGATGGACAATGCGTGATCTTAACCTACAGGGAGCAGCAGGCAAGGCACGTGAAGCAACATCACAAGCAGGAAAAGCCATTTTTTCTCATGTTCTTGGTGGGCTTCGTGGTTTACTTGATGATATTAATCGATTTAAAATAGACGCATTATAA
- a CDS encoding CobW family GTP-binding protein, translating to MEKTQNTPNKLPVTVLTGYLGSGKTTLLNRILSENHGKRYAVIVNEFGEIGIDNDLIVESDEEIYEMNNGCVCCTVRGDLIRILESLMRRSHRFDAIIIETTGLADPVPVAQTFFMDDTVNTKTALDSVIAVVDAKHLSLQLKKSREAEEQIAFADIILLNKIDLVSVKERAQAESLILAINPRAVIYATERTNIPLDKLLDRGSFDLQRVLENDHHFLDHQHFDHVCGPDCNHDHTHHHTSVLHDITITSVSLKTGALQPEKFFPWIQQITQQKGPDILRLKGIIAFQGDDDRYVIQGIHMILEGQHQRPWREDEKRESRLVFIGRTLDAKQLKTGFENCA from the coding sequence ATGGAAAAGACGCAAAATACGCCCAATAAACTTCCTGTTACAGTTCTTACAGGATATCTTGGCTCAGGAAAAACCACTCTTCTCAATCGCATTCTCAGTGAAAACCACGGCAAACGTTATGCAGTCATTGTCAATGAATTTGGTGAAATTGGCATTGATAATGACCTTATCGTTGAATCAGATGAAGAAATTTATGAAATGAATAATGGCTGTGTTTGCTGTACCGTACGCGGCGATCTTATTCGCATTCTAGAAAGTCTGATGCGACGCTCTCACCGATTTGATGCTATCATTATAGAAACAACAGGGCTTGCTGATCCGGTTCCTGTTGCACAAACTTTTTTTATGGATGATACGGTGAATACAAAAACAGCTCTCGACAGTGTCATAGCAGTCGTTGATGCAAAGCATCTTTCACTCCAACTTAAAAAAAGCCGAGAAGCTGAAGAGCAAATTGCCTTCGCTGATATCATTCTTTTAAATAAGATTGATCTTGTAAGTGTAAAAGAACGTGCACAGGCTGAATCACTCATTCTGGCAATTAATCCACGAGCTGTGATTTATGCAACAGAGCGTACGAACATCCCTCTTGATAAACTCCTCGATCGTGGTTCATTTGACCTCCAACGTGTTTTAGAGAATGATCACCATTTTCTTGATCACCAGCATTTCGACCATGTATGTGGTCCCGATTGCAATCATGATCATACACATCATCATACATCTGTCCTTCATGATATTACGATAACTTCTGTAAGTTTAAAAACAGGTGCCCTTCAACCAGAAAAGTTTTTTCCATGGATCCAACAAATTACTCAGCAAAAAGGTCCTGATATTTTGCGTTTAAAGGGGATTATCGCCTTTCAAGGAGATGATGATCGTTATGTTATTCAAGGCATACACATGATCCTGGAAGGACAACACCAACGTCCATGGCGTGAAGATGAAAAACGTGAAAGCCGACTTGTTTTTATTGGCCGCACTCTTGATGCTAAACAGCTTAAGACTGGTTTTGAAAATTGTGCATAA